TATCGTAAACGAAACGTTCCTCGGCTCGCACCTCTTCCCGCTTGACCACCTGGTCCCAGCCAAAGCCCCGGTCGTAACCGCAGTGGTTGCCGTCTGGTTTCTGGTCGATCACTGTCGCCAGATAATTGCCTTCCACGATCTTGCTGGCCGCCCTTTGTGCCAGGAAATAGGCGTTCTGTACGAACAGCGGGTGTGTGGAGGTGACGGTGAGCGTCCTGCCCCCCTTGGTGGTGAACTTGATCAATTTCCGAGGGGAGTCCCGCTTCCAGACGCGGACCGCCCTCCCTTTCTCCACGTAACCTCTGGTGGTAAAGGTCATGACCTCGAAGTCGGCTTCAGCATACTCTCCGTCTTCGACCTCCTTCACTTCGCCTTTGGAGATCCAATGGTCCACCAGCTCCTTGATGTTGCTTTCCGAGCAGTCCCCCATGAGCACCTTGGCCTCACCGGTGACGCACTTGGCCACGCCTGGGTCGCCGACCAGTAGGATGTGTATGTCCCCCCTGATCTTCGTTCCGTCCTCCAGGGTCTTCGCCGTCCCGCCGAAAAGCTGCAGAGCGATGGCTTCCTTGACCTCGTCATAACCGTGAATGGCCGGGGCGATGGAACCGACGATCTTGCGGAATACCTCGGGGTCCTTCGCCTCGGTCTTGATGAGCCCCTCGTCCTCCTCGGAGATCACCACCTCCTCGTACTCGTGCTGCTCGAACTCCAAGGAGAGAACGGAAAGATCGATATCGAACAGCGTCGACTTGATCTGCGCTCCCTTCTGATGGCTGCGCAGGATGCCGTTGAGCACTACCCTGTCACCCGGGGATATTTTCCCGGCCAGATCGTCCTCCAGGAAAGCAGTGAGCCTTTCGGGCTGCGCTCCGCCCCTCAGACCCTCGGGGGATTCCTGCATCTCCACCTTCTGCGTGTCCACATAGCGGGAGTCCTCGGCCAGCAGCTGGAACTTGGTGCTTCCGGCGGTTCGCCCGCAACCCTCCTGCTCCTTGTAGCATTCCATGGGCTCGCGGAAGAACAGGCCGTCCTGCGGTTCGACGATGCGTGCGGGGCAGCGCAGGCACTTGAACACGCCCATGATCAGGCGTGGGCGTACTTCCGTCGCCTTGCGCACCAGCCCTTCGACGGAAACGAGCTTTCCCAAGTGCTCGCTCCTCAATAATCGGATCTCAATTCGGCTGTCCCTCGGCAGCTCCCTGATCCGCAGATGGATCTCCAGGTCTCCCCGGGAGGGGTTCATCAGTCGTTTTATAACTTCTTCGCCCTTTTGTAGGGAGCGATCGGGATGGCCCAGTATGAACGAGGCGAAATCTGGGTCGAATCTATCGATGTCGGAATAGGTAACGACAAGGCTCCTGAGCTCGGGATAACGGTCGGTCAGCTCCAGCAGCTTGAGGCGGTTGTCCTCGGCCTCCAGGAATTCCTCCCACCGGGCGACCAGGTCTTCGTCAGTATAGTCGATAGTCAAAACCATCACTCCGTTCTTTGAAAGATGAGCGTTCGTAGCAAGTGCTAGGGAAGCTAGGGTATTCCTTACAGGCAGATTTACCTTTTTACCCTATTCCTCTTTTTCCGGGGCGCTCTCTTCCGGCGGGGGGCAGTAGTCCCATTGTATACTAACCACTTCCTGGCTGCTCTCCGCTTCGGAATAGCGCTCCAGCGGCTCCTTGTTCAATAGTATGAACTGCTCGCCCCAGTTGAACTTGGAAAGAACCTCGTGCGCCTGCTCCGTCTCTCCCAGAATGTAGAGCGCGGCAGCGACCGCTTCGGCGCTGGTCAGCTTCATGGGCTTCCCCCAGTTCACCGGATTGGCCGCCAGCATATATGGTAGCGCCCGATGGGCGGCGTCCTTGCGTATCTTCGGGAAGGACTCGATGTTCTCCCAGGAAAGGTCCATGACCAGTATGCCGTGCGCCTTGACCCGCTCCAGGTCCTCGCGGGAGATGGCCTTGGGGGCGAAG
The nucleotide sequence above comes from Methanomassiliicoccales archaeon. Encoded proteins:
- a CDS encoding DUF367 family protein, which codes for MIKLYVYDERDCDPKKCTSRKMIKFHLAKELPNLRSVPYGVLVLDPFAPKAISREDLERVKAHGILVMDLSWENIESFPKIRKDAAHRALPYMLAANPVNWGKPMKLTSAEAVAAALYILGETEQAHEVLSKFNWGEQFILLNKEPLERYSEAESSQEVVSIQWDYCPPPEESAPEKEE